Proteins encoded within one genomic window of Mesobacillus subterraneus:
- a CDS encoding YlzJ-like family protein, giving the protein MILYTMMPHEQVFPPEEGALNQVMVSYNGIPIMAELTDNHEYRVVRVMSTDPNHYMEPTCLPGSTITLS; this is encoded by the coding sequence ATGATCCTTTATACGATGATGCCGCATGAGCAGGTTTTCCCTCCAGAAGAGGGAGCTTTAAACCAGGTTATGGTAAGCTATAATGGAATCCCTATTATGGCTGAATTGACTGATAATCACGAGTATCGGGTAGTAAGGGTAATGAGTACCGATCCAAACCATTACATGGAACCTACATGTTTACCAGGTTCGACAATTACACTTTCCTAG
- a CDS encoding ClpP family protease — protein sequence MNKFRSENQEDQQGDKENKPSGLLEKIQQLGQTNVPQLSQDSKIHCLTIVGQIEGHMQLPPHNKTTKYEHLIPQIVAIEQNQNIEGLLVILNTVGGDVEAGLAISEMLASLSKPTVSIVLGGGHSIGVPIAVSCDYSFIAGTATMTIHPIRLTGLVIGVPQTFEYLDKMQERVVNFVTKHSNIAEETFKELMFAKGNLTRDIGTNVVGHDAVETGLIHEVGGIGQAMKKLNELIDMNKQKSEVIVQ from the coding sequence ATGAATAAATTCAGATCAGAAAACCAGGAAGACCAGCAAGGGGATAAGGAGAACAAACCATCTGGTCTTCTTGAGAAAATCCAACAGCTAGGTCAGACAAATGTACCTCAGCTGTCTCAGGATTCAAAAATTCATTGTTTGACGATAGTCGGTCAAATCGAAGGGCATATGCAGCTTCCACCTCATAATAAAACGACAAAGTATGAGCATTTGATCCCTCAAATTGTTGCGATTGAACAAAATCAGAATATTGAAGGGTTACTTGTCATCTTGAATACAGTAGGAGGGGATGTGGAGGCAGGATTGGCTATATCCGAGATGCTGGCTTCACTCTCGAAGCCGACGGTTTCAATTGTTCTGGGCGGCGGACATTCCATCGGAGTGCCAATAGCGGTTTCATGTGATTACTCTTTCATTGCGGGGACAGCCACAATGACAATTCATCCGATAAGGTTGACCGGACTCGTCATTGGTGTTCCGCAAACTTTTGAATATCTCGATAAAATGCAGGAAAGAGTAGTTAACTTTGTTACCAAGCATTCCAATATCGCTGAAGAAACATTCAAAGAGTTGATGTTCGCCAAAGGAAACCTTACACGGGATATCGGAACGAACGTTGTCGGACATGATGCAGTTGAGACTGGTCTGATCCATGAAGTCGGCGGTATAGGACAGGCGATGAAAAAGTTAAATGAATTAATTGATATGAATAAACAAAAGTCTGAAGTGATTGTACAATGA
- a CDS encoding ribonuclease J, giving the protein MNTKKNENIKIIALGGVGEIGKNMYITEVDGDIFVVDAGLMFPEDEMLGIDIVIPDFSYLTSNREKVKAILLTHGHEDHIGALTYVLRKINVPVYGTKLTIALAKEKMKEQEFSGSVDFHEITEDTIVNFDSVSISFFKTNHSIPDSVGISINTSEGAIVHTGDFKFDQAAAPLYKPEIGKMAAIGEKGVLCLLSDSTEAERPGYTPSESTVVSELSDVFYNAQGRIIAACFASDLNRIQHLFDSASANGRKVAVVGQSLKRVYDIALQLGYLHVEDDLIILVNELKNYNDNQIVILTTGSQGEPIEALQKMAKQVHPQVNIQAGDTVLIAASPLRGSEVFIYKTMDLLYRAGANVVSSKKSVQVSSHGSQEELKFMINLMSPKFFIPVHGEYKMLKAHKKLAQSCGIPEENIFIPDRGDVIDISGGKLKSTEKVQAGNTLIDGIGVGDVGNIVLRDRRLLSQDGVLILVITLNKADRKIAAGPEIISRGFVYVRESEKLMKDSTTLVKEIVEKNTNKESFDWNSLKQDIRDSLSQYLYEKTKRRPMIMPIIMEVK; this is encoded by the coding sequence TTGAATACGAAAAAAAATGAAAATATAAAAATCATTGCTCTCGGTGGAGTAGGGGAAATTGGTAAGAATATGTACATCACCGAAGTGGACGGTGATATTTTTGTGGTTGACGCGGGATTAATGTTTCCCGAAGATGAGATGCTGGGGATCGATATAGTTATTCCCGATTTTTCTTATTTAACTTCTAATAGAGAAAAGGTAAAGGCAATTCTTCTGACACATGGGCATGAAGACCATATTGGCGCATTAACTTATGTTTTGCGAAAAATCAATGTCCCTGTCTATGGAACTAAGCTAACAATAGCGCTGGCGAAGGAGAAAATGAAAGAACAGGAATTTTCTGGTTCAGTTGACTTTCACGAAATAACTGAAGATACTATAGTGAATTTCGACAGTGTTTCTATCTCTTTTTTTAAAACCAATCACAGTATTCCAGATTCAGTTGGCATCAGCATTAATACTTCAGAAGGCGCGATTGTACATACAGGGGATTTTAAATTCGATCAGGCTGCTGCCCCACTATACAAGCCTGAAATAGGCAAGATGGCCGCAATCGGTGAAAAAGGAGTGCTCTGCCTGCTTTCTGACAGTACAGAGGCTGAAAGACCAGGATATACTCCATCTGAATCAACCGTGGTTTCCGAGCTTTCTGATGTTTTTTATAATGCACAGGGCAGAATCATTGCTGCTTGTTTTGCTTCTGACCTAAACAGGATCCAGCACCTCTTTGACAGTGCGTCGGCAAATGGCCGCAAAGTAGCGGTAGTAGGGCAAAGTCTGAAACGCGTATATGATATAGCATTACAACTAGGCTATTTACACGTTGAAGATGACTTAATTATTCTGGTAAATGAATTAAAGAATTACAATGATAATCAGATAGTTATTTTAACTACGGGAAGCCAGGGCGAGCCGATTGAAGCTTTGCAAAAGATGGCCAAACAAGTGCATCCTCAGGTGAATATCCAGGCTGGGGACACAGTCTTGATTGCTGCTTCTCCATTGCGGGGAAGTGAAGTCTTTATTTATAAGACAATGGATTTGCTATACCGAGCTGGAGCAAATGTAGTATCAAGCAAAAAAAGTGTTCAAGTTTCAAGCCATGGGAGTCAGGAAGAATTAAAATTTATGATCAATTTGATGAGTCCTAAATTTTTCATTCCTGTTCACGGTGAATACAAAATGCTCAAAGCCCACAAAAAGTTAGCGCAGTCATGCGGGATACCTGAAGAGAATATCTTCATCCCAGACCGCGGTGACGTGATTGACATTTCTGGAGGTAAATTAAAGTCTACAGAGAAAGTACAGGCAGGGAATACATTGATTGACGGAATCGGCGTAGGAGATGTGGGCAATATTGTTCTCCGTGACCGCAGGCTGCTCTCGCAGGACGGTGTCTTAATTTTAGTCATCACACTGAATAAAGCAGACAGAAAAATTGCTGCCGGACCGGAAATTATCTCCCGAGGCTTCGTCTATGTCCGTGAATCCGAAAAGCTGATGAAGGATTCAACTACGCTCGTAAAAGAAATTGTGGAGAAAAATACAAATAAAGAATCATTTGATTGGAACAGTTTAAAACAGGATATCCGGGATTCACTGAGCCAATACTTATATGAAAAAACAAAACGCCGCCCAATGATCATGCCAATAATTATGGAAGTTAAATGA
- the dapA gene encoding 4-hydroxy-tetrahydrodipicolinate synthase, with protein MVQFGRVSTAMVTPFDHKGHIDFNKTTQLVNHLIDNGTDSLVVAGTTGESPTLSKEEKVALFKHVVKVVDKRVPVIAGTGSNNTYATIELTKKAEEIGVDAIMIVAPYYNKPNQEGLYQHFKAAAEATSLPVMVYNIPGRSVVNIQPETIIKLAGIPNIVAVKEASGNLNAMTKIIANTPDDFLLYSGDDGLTLPVLAIGGTGIVSVASHVIGNEMQAMVDAFFSGRNADAANLHQRLLPIMQGLFAAPSPAPVKTALQLKGLDVGSVRLPMVPLTEQERSAVAKLFQ; from the coding sequence ATGGTTCAATTCGGAAGAGTATCTACAGCAATGGTGACCCCATTTGATCATAAAGGTCACATTGATTTCAATAAAACAACCCAGCTAGTAAACCATTTGATCGATAACGGGACAGATTCGCTTGTTGTTGCAGGGACTACAGGTGAATCCCCGACTCTATCTAAAGAAGAGAAAGTCGCATTATTCAAGCACGTCGTGAAGGTTGTTGACAAGAGGGTTCCTGTCATTGCCGGAACAGGCAGCAACAACACTTATGCTACCATCGAACTGACAAAAAAAGCAGAAGAAATCGGCGTGGACGCGATCATGATCGTAGCGCCATACTATAATAAGCCAAACCAGGAGGGACTATACCAGCATTTTAAGGCTGCTGCTGAAGCTACCTCACTGCCAGTAATGGTATATAACATTCCTGGAAGGTCAGTAGTCAATATCCAGCCAGAAACGATTATCAAACTTGCTGGGATTCCAAACATTGTGGCTGTAAAGGAAGCTAGCGGCAACCTGAATGCCATGACGAAAATCATCGCAAACACACCGGATGACTTTCTGCTGTACAGTGGAGATGACGGATTGACTCTGCCAGTCCTTGCAATCGGCGGTACTGGTATTGTATCTGTAGCTTCACATGTAATTGGAAATGAAATGCAAGCTATGGTCGATGCATTCTTCAGCGGAAGGAATGCTGATGCAGCAAACCTGCACCAGCGACTGCTGCCAATCATGCAAGGACTTTTCGCGGCTCCAAGCCCGGCACCAGTTAAAACGGCATTACAACTAAAAGGGCTTGATGTAGGATCTGTACGTTTGCCAATGGTGCCATTGACTGAACAGGAAAGATCCGCAGTAGCAAAACTATTCCAATAA
- the asd gene encoding aspartate-semialdehyde dehydrogenase, translating into MSERKGYRVAVVGATGAVGQQMIQTLESRDFPVSELLLLSSSRSAGTKVQYKDKELTVQEAKPESFEGVDIALFSAGGSVSKELAPEAVKRGAIVVDNTSAFRMDENTPLVVPEVNEEDLHSHNGIIANPNCSTIQMVVALEPLRKKHGLEKIIVSTYQAVSGAGAAAVEELEEQTQAILNGEEYEPKILPVKSADKHYQIAFNAIPQIDTFVDNGFTYEEMKMINETKKIMHMPGLQVAATCVRLPVGTGHSESVYIEIGQDGVSAADVKELLSDAPGVVLQDDPHQQLYPMPAFCVGKNDVFVGRIRKDLDNEKGFHMWVVSDNLLKGAAWNSVQIAESLVKLGIVK; encoded by the coding sequence ATGTCAGAGAGAAAAGGTTACCGAGTAGCAGTAGTTGGAGCAACAGGAGCAGTTGGACAGCAGATGATCCAGACGCTTGAAAGCAGGGACTTCCCTGTTTCTGAGCTATTATTGCTGTCATCATCAAGATCGGCTGGTACAAAGGTTCAATATAAAGACAAAGAGCTGACGGTTCAGGAAGCCAAGCCCGAAAGTTTTGAAGGCGTAGATATCGCCCTGTTCAGCGCTGGTGGAAGTGTTTCAAAGGAACTGGCACCAGAGGCAGTCAAACGCGGAGCGATCGTGGTTGATAACACAAGTGCATTCCGCATGGATGAGAACACACCGTTAGTCGTTCCTGAAGTAAATGAAGAGGATTTGCACTCACACAATGGAATCATAGCTAACCCGAATTGCTCCACGATCCAGATGGTCGTAGCCTTGGAGCCACTACGGAAAAAGCACGGTCTGGAAAAGATTATCGTATCCACATACCAGGCAGTATCTGGTGCAGGTGCAGCAGCTGTCGAGGAGCTGGAGGAGCAGACTCAGGCAATCTTGAATGGAGAAGAATATGAACCAAAGATCCTCCCGGTAAAATCAGCAGATAAGCATTACCAGATTGCATTCAATGCGATCCCGCAGATCGATACATTCGTAGATAATGGTTTTACGTATGAAGAAATGAAAATGATCAATGAAACGAAGAAAATCATGCACATGCCTGGACTGCAGGTTGCGGCAACTTGCGTACGTCTGCCGGTTGGCACGGGTCACTCAGAGTCAGTGTACATTGAAATTGGCCAGGACGGTGTTTCAGCAGCTGATGTAAAAGAACTTTTGTCTGATGCACCAGGAGTTGTCCTGCAAGACGATCCTCATCAGCAGCTGTATCCAATGCCTGCTTTCTGCGTTGGCAAAAATGACGTTTTCGTTGGCAGAATAAGAAAAGATCTGGACAACGAAAAGGGCTTCCATATGTGGGTTGTTTCTGACAACCTGTTAAAAGGTGCTGCATGGAACTCAGTCCAGATTGCTGAGAGTCTAGTAAAGCTTGGAATAGTAAAGTAA
- a CDS encoding dipicolinate synthase subunit B produces the protein MSLKGKKIGFGLTGSHCTYDAVFPEIEKLVNAGAEVLPVVTSTVKNTETRFGKGEDWVQRIEELTGNKVIDSIVKAEPLGPKIPLDCMVIAPLTGNSMSKFANAMTDSPVLMAAKATLRNQKPVVLGISTNDALGLNGINLMRLMATKNIYMIPFGQDDPEKKPNSMVARMGMLSDTIIEAMNGKQLQPVLVERYKDN, from the coding sequence ATGAGTTTAAAAGGCAAGAAGATTGGTTTTGGATTGACAGGTTCACATTGTACGTACGACGCTGTTTTTCCAGAAATTGAAAAATTAGTGAATGCAGGTGCTGAAGTTTTACCTGTCGTCACATCCACTGTTAAAAATACAGAAACACGTTTTGGCAAAGGTGAAGATTGGGTACAGCGGATTGAAGAGCTAACAGGTAATAAAGTGATTGATTCGATTGTAAAGGCAGAACCTCTAGGTCCCAAAATCCCTCTTGATTGCATGGTCATTGCGCCGCTTACAGGTAACTCCATGAGCAAGTTCGCCAATGCCATGACGGATTCACCAGTTTTGATGGCTGCGAAAGCAACACTAAGGAACCAAAAGCCAGTGGTCCTTGGAATCTCCACTAACGATGCATTAGGGCTGAATGGCATTAACCTTATGAGGCTTATGGCGACCAAGAATATTTACATGATTCCATTTGGCCAGGATGACCCTGAGAAAAAGCCAAATTCGATGGTAGCAAGAATGGGTATGCTTTCTGATACCATAATTGAAGCAATGAATGGCAAGCAACTGCAGCCAGTTTTAGTCGAACGCTATAAGGATAATTAA
- the dpaA gene encoding dipicolinic acid synthetase subunit A: MLTGMQIAVIGGDARQLEIIRKLTELDAKLSLIGFEQLDHAFTGASKEKIDEVDFSVQDALILPVPGTSMEGQVETIFSNEKVVLIKEMLEKTPEHCTVYSGISNSYLTGITNQANRKLVQLFARDDVAIYNSIPTVEGTIMMAIQHTDFTIHGSKVAVLGLGRVGMSVARTFHALGAKVKVGARKSEHIARITEMGFEPFLLSDIGKAVTDTDICINTIPHQIVNASVISRMPAHTLIIDLASKPGGTDFRYAEKRGIKALLAPGLPGIVAPKTAGQILANVLSQLLMEDFLNRKEKEV, translated from the coding sequence ATGCTGACAGGAATGCAAATCGCGGTTATCGGCGGTGATGCGAGACAGCTGGAGATTATTCGCAAGCTGACAGAGCTTGATGCAAAGCTTTCTTTAATAGGCTTCGAGCAGTTGGATCATGCTTTTACAGGTGCCTCAAAAGAAAAGATAGATGAAGTTGATTTTTCCGTACAAGATGCTTTAATCCTGCCTGTGCCAGGCACGAGTATGGAGGGTCAGGTCGAGACCATTTTTTCGAATGAAAAAGTAGTCCTAATAAAAGAAATGCTTGAAAAGACTCCTGAACATTGCACAGTTTATTCAGGCATTAGTAATTCTTATTTAACCGGGATTACAAATCAAGCAAACAGGAAACTTGTACAGTTATTCGCTCGTGATGATGTTGCAATATATAATTCGATCCCGACGGTCGAAGGAACGATCATGATGGCAATTCAACATACGGATTTCACCATTCATGGTTCGAAGGTAGCTGTTCTCGGGCTGGGAAGAGTTGGGATGAGTGTTGCGAGAACCTTTCACGCCCTCGGAGCAAAGGTGAAGGTGGGAGCCCGAAAAAGTGAACACATTGCAAGGATTACGGAAATGGGATTTGAGCCGTTCCTTTTATCCGATATAGGCAAGGCGGTTACGGATACCGATATTTGCATCAATACGATTCCACATCAAATCGTTAATGCTTCCGTCATTTCGAGGATGCCTGCTCATACTTTGATCATCGACCTTGCATCCAAACCAGGTGGAACGGATTTTCGCTATGCAGAAAAACGTGGAATCAAAGCATTGCTTGCACCTGGATTGCCAGGAATCGTTGCCCCGAAAACAGCGGGACAAATTTTGGCGAATGTTCTTTCTCAGCTGCTTATGGAAGACTTTTTAAACCGAAAGGAGAAAGAAGTATGA
- a CDS encoding YlmC/YmxH family sporulation protein: MKLSELGGKEIVDVKRAERLGVLGQTDLEINERTGQIEALIIPSLKWFGLRKQSGEVRVPWKHIKKIGSDMIIIDIPDDEE, from the coding sequence ATGAAATTAAGTGAACTTGGTGGAAAAGAAATCGTCGATGTTAAGAGGGCAGAAAGATTGGGTGTACTTGGACAGACAGATTTGGAAATCAATGAACGGACCGGTCAAATAGAGGCTTTAATCATTCCGTCTTTAAAATGGTTTGGCCTCCGCAAGCAATCAGGAGAAGTAAGGGTCCCATGGAAGCATATTAAAAAAATAGGTTCAGATATGATTATCATTGACATCCCAGATGACGAAGAGTAA
- a CDS encoding M16 family metallopeptidase, whose product MIKKYTCQNGVRIVLEQIPTVRSVAIGVWIGTGSRNENPENNGISHFLEHMFFKGTKTRSAREIAESFDSIGGQVNAFTSKEYTCYYAKVLDNHAQYALEVLADMFFNSTFDSEELNKEKNVVNEEIKMYEDTPDDIVHDLLSQAVYGDHPLGYPILGTEGTLQTFTGEKLEQYMHDTYRPDNVVISIAGNVPESFIKNAEKFFGSYEASKEEIEYEKPAFHATQASRKKETEQAHLCLGFEGLQIGHSDVYSLIVLNNVLGGSMSSRLFQEVREQRGLAYSVFSYHSAYRDSGMVTIYGGTGANQLGVLYETIQDTLSKLRAEGITEKELNNSKEQLKGSLMLSLESTNSRMSRNGKNELLLKRHRSLDEIVEQIDQVTKDSVDGMANSIFTDKYSVSLISPNGELPNL is encoded by the coding sequence ATGATAAAGAAATATACATGCCAAAACGGTGTAAGAATCGTACTAGAACAAATTCCAACTGTCCGTTCTGTCGCAATCGGAGTATGGATTGGAACGGGCTCCCGTAATGAAAACCCAGAGAATAATGGGATTTCCCATTTCCTTGAGCATATGTTTTTCAAGGGCACGAAAACCAGATCTGCCAGAGAAATCGCTGAGTCCTTTGACAGCATTGGCGGACAGGTGAATGCATTCACTTCGAAGGAATATACCTGCTACTACGCAAAGGTGTTAGATAACCATGCACAATATGCTCTAGAAGTATTAGCGGATATGTTCTTCAATTCTACCTTTGATTCAGAGGAGCTTAATAAAGAGAAGAACGTTGTAAATGAAGAAATCAAGATGTATGAAGATACACCTGATGATATCGTGCATGATTTGCTTAGTCAGGCTGTATATGGTGACCATCCACTGGGATACCCAATCCTTGGTACGGAAGGCACGCTCCAAACTTTTACAGGAGAAAAATTGGAGCAGTATATGCATGATACTTACAGACCGGACAACGTGGTCATTTCCATTGCTGGGAATGTTCCGGAATCTTTCATTAAGAATGCTGAAAAATTCTTTGGCTCATATGAAGCGAGCAAAGAGGAAATAGAGTATGAGAAACCAGCGTTCCACGCAACACAGGCGTCCCGGAAAAAAGAAACTGAACAAGCGCATCTTTGCCTTGGTTTCGAAGGATTGCAAATTGGTCATTCAGACGTCTATAGCCTGATTGTGTTGAACAATGTACTTGGAGGCAGCATGAGCAGCAGATTGTTCCAGGAGGTACGTGAGCAACGAGGCCTGGCTTATTCAGTATTTTCCTATCACTCGGCTTATCGAGACAGCGGAATGGTGACTATTTATGGCGGGACAGGTGCAAATCAGCTGGGCGTTTTATATGAAACAATCCAAGACACACTCTCAAAGCTGCGCGCAGAAGGAATTACGGAGAAAGAACTCAACAATAGCAAAGAGCAGCTTAAAGGCAGCCTGATGCTAAGCCTTGAAAGCACAAACAGCCGTATGAGCAGAAACGGAAAAAATGAACTTCTGCTGAAAAGACACCGCTCCCTTGATGAAATCGTCGAACAAATCGACCAGGTGACCAAGGACAGCGTTGACGGCATGGCTAATAGTATCTTCACAGACAAATACTCTGTTTCGTTAATCAGTCCAAATGGTGAACTGCCAAACTTATAA
- a CDS encoding polysaccharide deacetylase family protein produces MRKFQLISVMLIAGWIMVNNPFSNTYVTGLKAGTVAVTGIENSLMSEIEMKAKEYEIEPSDARKDPVWKVIPGYNGLKVDVKKSYSKMEKEGEFDPEKLVFKQVPPEIHLSDLPPMAIYKGHPEKPMVSFIVNVAWGNEYLTGMLATLKKHNVTASFFLEGRWVKNNPGMAKMIADAGHEIGNHSYTHPNMKELSAPKINEEIKRTNEVIEAVTGVKTKWFAPPSGYYKDEVVEIAAAHRLGTVMWSVDTIDWQKPSQDQLINRVMGKVHNGAMILMHPTESTAASLDELITQIKDIDLQIGTVSNMLSENRIVSAKKMKE; encoded by the coding sequence ATGAGAAAATTCCAATTAATTTCTGTCATGTTGATCGCAGGCTGGATCATGGTGAATAATCCATTCTCTAATACATATGTTACGGGGCTAAAAGCAGGGACAGTTGCGGTGACAGGGATTGAGAACTCATTGATGTCAGAAATAGAAATGAAAGCAAAAGAATATGAAATTGAACCATCTGATGCGAGGAAGGATCCGGTCTGGAAGGTAATCCCCGGCTACAACGGTCTTAAAGTAGATGTAAAAAAATCATATAGCAAGATGGAGAAGGAAGGGGAATTTGATCCGGAAAAGCTAGTCTTTAAACAGGTTCCCCCTGAAATCCATCTGAGTGATTTGCCGCCTATGGCAATTTATAAAGGACATCCAGAAAAGCCAATGGTGAGTTTTATTGTCAATGTAGCCTGGGGAAATGAGTATTTAACGGGGATGCTGGCAACATTAAAGAAGCATAATGTGACCGCAAGCTTTTTTCTTGAAGGACGATGGGTGAAGAATAATCCGGGTATGGCAAAAATGATCGCTGATGCAGGACACGAGATAGGAAATCATTCATATACGCATCCAAACATGAAAGAGCTTTCTGCTCCTAAAATCAACGAAGAGATCAAGAGGACAAATGAAGTTATTGAAGCGGTGACCGGCGTGAAAACCAAATGGTTCGCTCCACCCAGCGGGTATTACAAGGACGAGGTAGTTGAGATTGCCGCAGCCCATAGATTAGGCACTGTCATGTGGAGCGTAGATACAATCGATTGGCAAAAACCCTCTCAGGATCAACTGATCAACAGGGTGATGGGGAAGGTTCACAATGGAGCAATGATTTTAATGCATCCAACAGAGTCGACGGCTGCTTCACTCGACGAATTGATCACACAAATAAAAGATATAGACCTGCAAATTGGAACAGTATCAAATATGTTGAGTGAAAATCGGATAGTATCGGCAAAAAAAATGAAAGAATAA
- the pnp gene encoding polyribonucleotide nucleotidyltransferase has product MEQEKQIFSFDWAGRKLTVEIGQLAKQANGAVLVRYGDTAVLSTATASKEPKNLDFFPLTVNYEERLYAVGKIPGGFIKREGRPSEKAILASRLIDRPIRPLFADGFRNDVQVISIVMSVDQNCSSEMAAMFGSSLALCVSDIPFEGPIAGVTVGRIDGKFVINPSVEETEKSDMHLVVAGTMDAINMVEAGADEVPEEVMLEAIMFGHDEIKRLIAFQQEIVAQVGKEKREITLFEIDKELEAEVRGICEQDMLAAIQVQEKHAREDAIKEVKNTVVGRYEEQEADADQLKMVKQILDKIVKGEVRRLITEEKVRPDGRGVDEIRPLSSEVGLLPRTHGSGLFTRGQTQALSICTLGAMGDVQILDGLGIEEEKRFMHHYNFPLFSVGETGPIRGPVRREIGHGALGERALEPVIPNEKDFPYTVRLVSEVLESNGSTSQASICASTLALMDAGVPIKAPVAGIAMGLIKSGEHYSILSDIQGMEDHLGDMDFKVAGTAKGVTALQMDIKIDGLSREILEEALQQAKKGRMHILESMLATIKEPREQLSQYAPKIITMWIKPDKIRDVIGPSGKQINKIIEETGVKIDIEQDGTVFIGSVDEEMIQKAKKIIEDIVREVEVGEMYLGKVRRIEKFGAFVEIFPGKDGLVHISELAEERVGKVEDVLKLGDELLVKVTEIDKQGRVNLSRKAVLKEQREKAEKQS; this is encoded by the coding sequence ATGGAACAAGAAAAACAAATTTTTTCCTTTGACTGGGCAGGACGCAAGTTAACTGTTGAAATTGGACAGCTTGCAAAGCAGGCAAATGGTGCAGTCCTTGTCCGTTATGGAGATACCGCTGTATTGAGTACAGCGACTGCGTCAAAAGAACCGAAGAATTTAGATTTCTTCCCTTTGACTGTTAACTATGAAGAAAGACTATATGCTGTCGGAAAAATTCCTGGGGGCTTTATTAAGCGTGAAGGACGGCCAAGCGAAAAAGCTATTCTTGCAAGCCGTCTAATCGACCGTCCAATCCGTCCTCTATTTGCAGATGGATTCCGTAATGATGTCCAGGTTATCAGCATCGTTATGAGTGTGGATCAGAATTGCTCATCTGAAATGGCTGCAATGTTCGGATCATCACTGGCTTTATGTGTTTCCGATATTCCGTTTGAAGGCCCAATTGCTGGGGTTACAGTAGGAAGGATTGATGGGAAGTTCGTTATCAATCCATCTGTTGAAGAAACGGAAAAGAGCGATATGCATCTTGTCGTTGCAGGTACAATGGATGCGATCAACATGGTTGAAGCAGGGGCTGATGAAGTTCCTGAAGAAGTAATGCTTGAAGCGATCATGTTCGGACATGACGAAATCAAGCGCCTGATTGCTTTCCAACAGGAAATCGTAGCACAGGTAGGTAAAGAGAAGCGCGAAATTACGCTCTTTGAAATTGATAAAGAATTAGAAGCTGAAGTGCGCGGAATTTGTGAACAAGACATGCTGGCTGCAATCCAGGTACAAGAAAAGCATGCACGCGAAGACGCAATCAAAGAAGTGAAAAATACCGTTGTTGGTCGATATGAAGAGCAGGAAGCGGATGCAGATCAGCTTAAAATGGTGAAACAGATTCTTGATAAAATCGTCAAAGGTGAAGTCCGCCGCTTGATTACAGAAGAAAAGGTACGTCCAGACGGCCGTGGAGTCGACGAAATCCGCCCACTTTCTTCAGAAGTAGGGTTGCTTCCGCGAACTCATGGTTCAGGGTTATTCACAAGGGGACAAACACAGGCTCTAAGCATCTGTACACTTGGAGCAATGGGTGATGTCCAAATCCTTGATGGTCTTGGAATCGAAGAAGAAAAACGTTTTATGCACCATTACAATTTCCCTTTATTCTCTGTAGGTGAAACTGGACCGATTCGCGGACCAGTCCGACGCGAAATTGGGCACGGTGCTCTCGGTGAACGTGCACTTGAACCTGTTATCCCTAATGAAAAAGACTTTCCATATACAGTCCGCCTAGTATCTGAAGTTCTTGAATCAAATGGATCTACTTCACAGGCTAGTATTTGTGCAAGTACATTAGCTTTGATGGATGCTGGTGTGCCTATTAAAGCACCGGTAGCTGGTATCGCAATGGGTCTAATCAAATCAGGAGAACACTACTCTATTCTTTCTGATATCCAGGGTATGGAAGACCACCTTGGTGACATGGACTTCAAAGTAGCCGGAACTGCAAAAGGTGTTACAGCCCTGCAGATGGATATTAAAATTGATGGATTGTCCCGTGAGATTCTTGAGGAAGCTTTACAACAGGCGAAAAAAGGCCGTATGCATATTCTTGAATCAATGCTTGCAACTATTAAAGAACCACGTGAACAACTATCACAATATGCTCCGAAAATCATTACGATGTGGATCAAGCCGGATAAAATCCGCGACGTCATTGGACCAAGCGGAAAACAAATCAATAAAATCATTGAAGAAACTGGCGTAAAGATTGATATCGAACAAGATGGTACGGTGTTTATTGGTTCAGTAGACGAAGAAATGATCCAAAAAGCCAAGAAAATCATTGAAGATATCGTCCGTGAAGTCGAAGTTGGAGAGATGTATCTTGGTAAAGTCCGCCGCATTGAAAAGTTTGGTGCGTTCGTGGAAATCTTCCCTGGAAAAGACGGTTTAGTACACATTTCCGAGCTTGCTGAAGAGCGGGTAGGAAAAGTTGAAGATGTCCTTAAGCTGGGAGATGAGCTTCTGGTTAAGGTCACTGAAATCGATAAGCAAGGAAGAGTTAATCTTTCACGCAAGGCAGTATTAAAAGAACAGCGTGAAAAAGCTGAAAAACAATCTTAA